The sequence CGGCACCGCCCATCTGCTTCATCATGTTCTTCATCTTGCCGGGGGATTTCATCATCTTGCGCATCTCGCCGAATTGCTTGATGAGCTGGTTGACCTGCACCATGGAGGTGCCGGATCCGGCGGCGATGCGCTGGCGGCGGGAGGCTTTGATGATTTCCGGGCGGGAACGCTCGTAGGGGGTCATGGAGAGGACGATGGCCTCGGTGCGCTTGAGCTTGCTGTTGTCCAGCGCTCCGGCGGGGAGCTGTTTCTTGATCTTGCTGAAGCCCGGCATCAGCCCGAGCAAGCCTTCGAGCGGGCCGAGGTTCTGGATCATCTTCATCTGGTCGAGGAAGTCGTTGAAATCGAATTTCCCCTGCTGCATGCGCTTCATCGAGCGCATCGCGTCCTCCTCGTTCACCTTGTCGGCGACGTTTTCCACCATGCTGACGATGTCGCCCATGCCGAGGATGCGGTCGGCCATGCGGGAGGGGTGGAACTCCATGAGCTGGTCGAGCTTTTCGCCCTCGCCCGCGTATTTGATCGGCTTGCCTGTGACCTCGCGCATGGAGAGGGCAGCGCCGCCCCGGGCGTCGCCATCGAGCTTGGTGAGGACGATCCCGGTGATGCCAACGGCTTCGTCGAAATGGGTGGCGACGGAAACGGCCATCTGGCCGGTCGCGGCATCGGCGACGAGGAGGGTTTCCTTGGGCTTGATGAAGTCGTTGAGTTTCTTCAGTTCCTCGATCAGCATCTCGTCGATTTCCTGGCGGCCTGCGGTATCGAAAATGAGGACGGTCGCCCCTTCCCTTTCACCGTATGCGATGGCTTCGCGGGCGACCTTGATGAGATCCTTCTCGCCTTTTTCCGGGGCGAAAACCGGCACGTCGATCTGGCCTCCGAGGGTGACGAGCTGGTCGATGGCGGCGGGACGGTAGAGATCGCAGGCGACGAGGAGCGGGCGGCGGCCTTCCTTTTTCAGGCGGCGGGCGAGCTTCGCGGAGGTGGTGGTTTTTCCCGCCCCGTTGAGGCCGACCATGAGGATGCGGGCGGGTGGATTGAGATCGAGCGGGACGTTGTCGCCGCCGAGGACGCGGGTCAGCTCATCCTGGAAAATTTTGACGATCTGTTCGCCGGGCTTGATCGACTTGAGGACGTCCTCGCCCATCGAGGACTCCTTGACGCGGGCGATGAGGTTTTTCGCGACGCCGAACTCCACATCCGCCTCAAGCAGGGCGATGCGTATCTCGCGCAGGGCGTCGGTGATGTTGTCTTCGGAAATCTTGCCGACCCCACGGAGGTTCCGGAAGGTCTTATCGAGGCTGTCGCTGAGGGCTGAAAACATGCCGGAGGCTAAGTCTCAAAAATCAAATCTCAAACTTCAAATCACTCGTCGGGCAGATACGCCGCCTCACGGTCGATCTGGAAGCCCCATTTCAGCGGGGTCTCCGTTTCCTTGCCGTCGGTGGTTTTCCATGTGACCTGCACATTGCAGACGGGCTGGCGGAGTCGGCGGTTGACCTGCCAGGAGAACAGCTTGCCTTCGCTGGCGTAGTTCGCCGGCACTTCGCCGAAGCCGGCGACCTGCATTCTCAGGGTGGCTGGATCGATGTTTTCCGCAGTCGAGAGATCCACGGAGATTTCCGGCAAGCGGGAGTTGATGATCGCGCCCGGCTGTGGCTCCACGGGAAACGGCAGCTCTTTGACCAGCTCGGAACCCGCCGCCCCTGGCTGGCTGGACTGGGCCTCGCGGAAGCTTGTGGCGAAATCGAAGATCTTGTCGTAGTTTCCCAAGATAACGTAGCGCGGCAGGACGTTGTTCGGCACGGAGCGCTTCACTTTGCCCGGCTGCACGGTGAACAGGTGGGTGTAGCCGACCTCGCCGCCCTTGGTCAGCATCTCCTCGGTGAAATAGCCGCCGGGATACGCGAAGGTGCCGACCTGCACCTTGAACTTCCGCTCAAGGAAAGCCTTGGAATCCCCCATCTCAGTCTGGAGGAACCTATCGAAAGCTTCCGGACCGCGCTTGCGGTTCGCCTTCACCGTCTGGGGGAAAGGATGGGTCACGGAATGGCTTCCAATGGTGGCTCCGTTGGCCATCATTTCCTCGATCATCGCCGTGGTCAGCGCCTTGCCGCCGCCATCGACGTAGTCCTTGTAGAGGAAGAGCGTGAAAGGGTAGTTGAATTCCCGCAGGATGGGGAAGGCATCCGTGTAAACGGATTTCCAGCCGTCATCCATCGTGATGACGATGGACTTGTCCGGAATCTCCTTTGCGCCGTCTTTCCAAGCGGTGAAATCCGCCATCGGGATCACCGGAATGCCGAGTTCCCGGATCAGCTCCATCTGCCTGCGGAACTTGGAGGTGCGTATGCGCATGGCGGTTTCCCTCTCATTCTCCGAGAAATCATGGTAGCCGAGCACCGACACGCGCACCCCGTCATCCGGCACGCCAAGGCTCACGGCAGGCCGTGCGGCCGGGGCGGGGGGCTCGCCGTCCTGCCCCGCGCAGGGCAGGCAGGGGGCGAGCAGGGGCAATGCCATGGTGATCACCTTCGGTAACTTCATCTGCCGCCCATCCTAGCCGGGAATCCGCCCGGTGCAATCGAAACGGGCACCCCTCCACGCGAAAGCTCCGCAAGTTTTCCCCGGAAACAAGGGCTGCGCGCCCTGCTTCGGATTGCCGCAGGAATCGCAAAGAAATCGCTTGCTTCCCCCAGTCCGGATTCTATCTTTCCAGAACCTCGGGCGCCAATACGCCCTTGGAATCCAAACCGGGCTCACGCCCAATCATACAAAAAACCAAACATAGATAATACAAGACAATGAAAACCAACGTAAAAACAGCAAGACGCGGCTTCACCCTGGTGGAGCTACTCGTCGTTATCGTCATCATCGCATCCCTGGCCAGCCTTTCGGTGCCGATGATCATCCGCCAGAAGAAGAAAGCAGACCAAGCGACCGCGATTTCCAACGCCGGCCAGCTTTACTACGCATTCATCGGCTTCGATGAGGAGTACGGGACTTTCCCGGACGCCGTCACCCAAGCGGATGTAGAAACTAACTTCCCGGATGCAACCCAGACGGCGGATACCAGCAGCTCGAACGGCTACTTCCGCCAGTTCTTCATCGGCGGTCTCGTCGAGTCCGAGGAGATCTTCTACGTGAAAACCGGTTTCACCAAAAAGCCGGACGGTGTTTTCACAGGTGTCAACTGCCTGGAAGCCCGTGAGAACGGCTTCGGGTACGTGATGAACGGCAACAAAGGCCTCAGCACGGCCGGCAACTCGTCCCGTGTCATGGTGGTCACCCCCCTCCAGGAGGCTACGGACAAGTTCAACCCCGATCCCTTCGACAAGAAGGCTGTCGCCCTCCGCGCTGACAAGAGCGTTTCCGTGCTCAACATCAATGCAGCAGGCGATGCCCTCCTCGGTGGTGGCAAGAAGCTCCTCGATACCGGAGCCGACACCATCTGGGGAACCGGCGTGACACCTACCATCGTCAAGCCACTGGTCGGCAACTGATAGCCATCGCACTCATAAGCCGGACGTCCAGGAGGGCGTCCGGTTTTTTTGTTTGCAGATGTCACGTTCCTCGCCGAAGGCAAGCCCAGCACCATTCAGACATGTCAGAAGGAAAACTCTCACAGGCATTCATGCCGTATCCGGTCTCGACCCTCAGCCCCAAGATCATCCCTACAGACCTGAGTTCCTTCAAGTCACGCGGCATCTCGGAAGTTGAGCGCGAGCTCCAGCAGAAACTCACCGAAATCCGCGAGACCTATCTCGCGGCCATCGACCACTTCAACTGGAACAAGCTGATCTACGAGGCCGATATCAACTTCGAGCCCATCATTGGCCAGACCTACCATCTCTACGAAGTCCGCGGCCGCAAGCTGCTCTCCATGATCGCCCCGGACCAATGGCACCACAAGCACCTCGCCACAGTTCGCCTGAACGTGGACAGGCAATGGAAACTTGAGGACATATCCGGGGAGATCGACCAGCGCAGCCTGTTCGGCACGTAGCTGCCGCGTCCCGCGGCATGCCTTGAAAGCGGCGACCCGCCGCTCGACCCTTGGTCTCCACACAAAAAAGCCCCCGGTATTTCATCCGGAGGCTCCTTGAAATCTTAGGTCTCTCAGACCGCAGC comes from Akkermansiaceae bacterium and encodes:
- the ffh gene encoding signal recognition particle protein — its product is MFSALSDSLDKTFRNLRGVGKISEDNITDALREIRIALLEADVEFGVAKNLIARVKESSMGEDVLKSIKPGEQIVKIFQDELTRVLGGDNVPLDLNPPARILMVGLNGAGKTTTSAKLARRLKKEGRRPLLVACDLYRPAAIDQLVTLGGQIDVPVFAPEKGEKDLIKVAREAIAYGEREGATVLIFDTAGRQEIDEMLIEELKKLNDFIKPKETLLVADAATGQMAVSVATHFDEAVGITGIVLTKLDGDARGGAALSMREVTGKPIKYAGEGEKLDQLMEFHPSRMADRILGMGDIVSMVENVADKVNEEDAMRSMKRMQQGKFDFNDFLDQMKMIQNLGPLEGLLGLMPGFSKIKKQLPAGALDNSKLKRTEAIVLSMTPYERSRPEIIKASRRQRIAAGSGTSMVQVNQLIKQFGEMRKMMKSPGKMKNMMKQMGGAGGMGDMMKGLGGMGGKGGKFPF
- a CDS encoding polysaccharide deacetylase family protein, with the translated sequence MKLPKVITMALPLLAPCLPCAGQDGEPPAPAARPAVSLGVPDDGVRVSVLGYHDFSENERETAMRIRTSKFRRQMELIRELGIPVIPMADFTAWKDGAKEIPDKSIVITMDDGWKSVYTDAFPILREFNYPFTLFLYKDYVDGGGKALTTAMIEEMMANGATIGSHSVTHPFPQTVKANRKRGPEAFDRFLQTEMGDSKAFLERKFKVQVGTFAYPGGYFTEEMLTKGGEVGYTHLFTVQPGKVKRSVPNNVLPRYVILGNYDKIFDFATSFREAQSSQPGAAGSELVKELPFPVEPQPGAIINSRLPEISVDLSTAENIDPATLRMQVAGFGEVPANYASEGKLFSWQVNRRLRQPVCNVQVTWKTTDGKETETPLKWGFQIDREAAYLPDE
- a CDS encoding type II secretion system protein is translated as MKTNVKTARRGFTLVELLVVIVIIASLASLSVPMIIRQKKKADQATAISNAGQLYYAFIGFDEEYGTFPDAVTQADVETNFPDATQTADTSSSNGYFRQFFIGGLVESEEIFYVKTGFTKKPDGVFTGVNCLEARENGFGYVMNGNKGLSTAGNSSRVMVVTPLQEATDKFNPDPFDKKAVALRADKSVSVLNINAAGDALLGGGKKLLDTGADTIWGTGVTPTIVKPLVGN
- a CDS encoding DUF2452 domain-containing protein encodes the protein MSEGKLSQAFMPYPVSTLSPKIIPTDLSSFKSRGISEVERELQQKLTEIRETYLAAIDHFNWNKLIYEADINFEPIIGQTYHLYEVRGRKLLSMIAPDQWHHKHLATVRLNVDRQWKLEDISGEIDQRSLFGT